Proteins co-encoded in one Arachis stenosperma cultivar V10309 chromosome 7, arast.V10309.gnm1.PFL2, whole genome shotgun sequence genomic window:
- the LOC130941569 gene encoding uncharacterized protein LOC130941569: MFFFFAGGLEQQVRQVLKSGVGRCINCGTRADLVEYEKVLKLFFVPVWRWPGKEPLLYCDNCRFMFPQSFSLPPRPQESVSLSPAAVSDALRCRFCDRSVEAHFRFCPFCGSEL, encoded by the coding sequence atgttcttcttctttgcggGTGGGTTGGAGCAGCAAGTGCGGCAGGTGCTAAAATCCGGTGTGGGAAGGTGCATAAACTGCGGAACACGTGCCGATCTCGTGGAGTACGAGAAGGTTCTGAAGCTCTTCTTTGTTCCCGTCTGGCGGTGGCCAGGGAAGGAACCTCTCTTGTACTGCGACAATTGCAGGTTCATGTTCCCCCAATCCTTCTCCCTTCCACCGCGGCCGCAGGAGTCGGTGTCGCTGTCTCCGGCGGCTGTTTCCGATGCCTTGCGGTGCCGATTCTGTGACCGGTCGGTTGAGGCCCACTTCAGGTTCTGCCCCTTCTGCGGATCCGAACTGTGA